The proteins below come from a single Aegilops tauschii subsp. strangulata cultivar AL8/78 chromosome 6, Aet v6.0, whole genome shotgun sequence genomic window:
- the LOC109769038 gene encoding uncharacterized protein: MTTASPRRRHLRPRSSAAGPLDDDDLLCEILLRLPPQPCSLPRASLVCKRWRNLASDPGFSRRFRIHHRRSPPLLGFFDNDLGCSFLPTLEAPNRVSPGRFSLQSGDRFPFRCLGCRHGLVLVFDRTDLSFLVWEPVTGEQHRLACPPGFDLAEFDPERGRINRAVRHAGRGVQDFQVVLVVAGDNDTKQRRAFACVYSSETGAWGNVMSTLIKSKFMVVFPSRFHTVPAVLAGDSLYWILAGISSSNVGFDFHAEWQILEFDLERQKLAVIQTPAMAKVFRKDRFTVVRGDGGGLGMLILKDFTAQLWKRKMDSDGVASWELEKSIDLNKLLSLNLNKMGCVRMLRFAEDNNLLVLHTYFGLFTVQLQSLQFKKLSGKKKLSHCHPFESVYTVETCIGGGHGEANLLQNA; encoded by the exons ATGACGaccgccagcccccgccgccgccacctccgcccTCGCTCGTCGGCGGCCGGGCCGCTGGACGACGACGACCTCCTCTGTGAGATCCTCCTACGCCTCCCCCCGCAGCCGTGCTCCCTCCCCCGCGCCTCTCTCGTCTGCAAGCGCTGGCGCAACCTCGCCTCCGACCCAGGCTTCTCCCGTCGCTTCCGCATCCACCACCGCCGCAGCCCTCCCCTCCTCGGTTTCTTTGACAATGATCTCGGCTGCTCCTTCCTACCTACTCTGGAGGCGCCCAATCGTGTCTCGCCCGGACGCTTCTCCTTGCAGTCCGGCGACCGATTCCCCTTCCGGTGCCTTGGATGCCGCCATGGCCTCGTACTCGTCTTCGACCGGACGGACCTCAGTTTCCTCGTGTGGGAACCCGTGACCGGCGAACAGCACCGGCTAGCCTGCCCCCCGGGGTTCGATCTGGCGGAGTTCGATCCGGAGAGAGGCCGGATCAACCGGGCGGTGCGTCATGCTGGCCGAGGCGTCCAAGACTTCCAGGTGGTCTTGGTAGTGGCAGGCGACAACGACACAAAGCAAAGGCGAGCGTTCGCTTGCGTTTACTCGTCGGAGACCGGCGCATGGGGTAATGTCATGTCAACATTGATTAAGTCCAAGTTTATGGTCGTTTTTCCCAGCAGATTTCATACAGTGCCTGCTGTGCTGGCTGGGGATTCCCTTTACTGGATACTTGCTGGGATTTCATCAAGCAACGTTGGTTTTGATTTTCATGCGGAGTGGCAAATCCTTGAGTTTGATTTGGAGCGGCAGAAGCTAGCTGTGATACAGACGCCAGCGATGGCGAAAGTTTTTCGCAAAGACCGCTTCACAGTCGTGCGGGGAGATGGTGGTGGGCTGGGTATGCTCATCTTGAAAGACTTCACTGCCCAATTATGGAAGAGGAAGATGGATTCTGATGGTGTTGCTTCATGGGAATTGGAAAAAAGTATTGATCTGAATAAGCTTCTTTCCCTGAATTTAAACAAGATGGGCTGCGTAAGGATGCTACGATTTGCCGAGGACAATAATTTGCTGGTCCTCCACACCTATTTCGGTCTCTTCACGGTCCAGCTTCAGTCATTGCAGTTCAAGAAACTTTCTGGAAAGAAGAAGCTTTCTCACTGTCATCCGTTCGAAAGTGTCTACACCGTAG AAACATGCATTGGAGGTGGACATGGTGAAgctaatcttttgcaaaatgcATAA